Proteins from a genomic interval of Deltaproteobacteria bacterium:
- a CDS encoding glycosyltransferase family 4 protein, producing the protein MQISQRKVNYSWQISNAQINKYGYKYDISHFLLLLNYFTFALLYTKRHVMQSIAIDVRMINSSGIGTYLQNLIPLVISNYPKIIFYLLGNKEKLEKYQKLKNVNVVNFKSPIYSIIEQFEFFKKTPEKASLFWSPHYNIPLFFKGKLMVTVHDVFHLAMPQFVSGLDKKLYAKFMLNAVSKKADTIIFNSNFTSNEWSRLMKKNRGKTCITYLGISKPFLSVYKKNNPHNNPFLLYVGNVKPHKNLACLIKAFTLIMDSIPHDLVIVGKKDGFITNDKNIIQETRLLGDRIFFTGQIDDNLLKQYYAHASIMVHPSLYEGFGFTPLEAMATSCPVIVSKVASLPEICSDAALYFNPYNFKELADLIINLLNDKKLQEVMRAKGLEQAKKFTWEQTLKETCQVIDRLLQ; encoded by the coding sequence ATGCAAATTAGTCAACGAAAGGTTAACTATTCTTGGCAAATTTCCAATGCTCAGATAAATAAATATGGTTATAAATACGATATATCTCATTTTTTATTATTGTTGAATTATTTCACTTTTGCCTTATTATACACCAAGAGACATGTTATGCAATCTATCGCTATTGACGTTCGGATGATCAATTCATCCGGTATTGGCACTTATTTACAAAACCTAATCCCATTAGTCATTTCCAATTATCCAAAGATAATTTTTTATCTCCTTGGCAACAAAGAAAAATTAGAAAAATATCAAAAATTAAAAAACGTCAATGTAGTTAATTTCAAATCGCCTATATACTCTATTATCGAACAATTTGAGTTTTTTAAAAAAACTCCGGAAAAAGCATCTCTCTTTTGGTCACCGCACTACAATATACCACTATTTTTTAAAGGTAAATTAATGGTAACGGTACATGATGTTTTTCATTTAGCAATGCCTCAATTTGTTTCTGGACTGGATAAAAAATTATACGCAAAATTCATGTTAAATGCCGTAAGTAAAAAAGCAGACACTATAATTTTCAATTCCAATTTTACTTCTAATGAATGGTCGCGTTTAATGAAAAAAAACAGAGGAAAAACTTGCATTACTTATTTAGGTATTTCGAAACCATTTTTATCAGTTTATAAAAAAAACAACCCGCACAATAATCCTTTCTTATTATATGTAGGTAATGTTAAGCCACATAAAAATTTAGCATGCCTCATAAAAGCATTTACCTTAATAATGGATTCAATCCCCCATGATTTAGTCATTGTTGGTAAAAAAGATGGCTTTATTACTAATGATAAAAATATAATTCAAGAAACAAGGCTATTGGGAGACAGAATTTTTTTTACAGGTCAAATTGATGACAATTTGTTAAAACAATATTATGCTCATGCAAGCATAATGGTTCATCCATCACTGTATGAAGGGTTTGGCTTTACACCACTTGAAGCTATGGCTACTTCTTGTCCTGTTATAGTTTCTAAAGTTGCTTCATTACCTGAAATTTGCTCTGATGCAGCTTTATACTTTAACCCTTATAACTTTAAAGAGTTGGCAGATCTAATCATTAATTTATTAAATGACAAAAAGCTTCAGGAAGTAATGCGTGCAAAAGGTTTGGAACAAGCAAAAAAGTTCACTTGGGAACAAACCTTAAAAGAAACGTGCCAAGTGATTGACAGATTATTGCAATAA
- a CDS encoding NAD-dependent epimerase/dehydratase family protein, whose translation MGTIPQTNIEKNIFITGASGFIGLSLLQLLKEQQCYNVKALVRKSSNIKLLHNNIEYTYGDIRNFDELQNSLNGVDIVIHLAACKADEKESYNVNVEGAKNLIKACKINGVQKIINVSTQSALFKKRGIYGETKLQADKLFEASGLNVVTLYPSLVYGSDKTGVFLKLIKQISSLPFIPILGNGKTIFQPIYVEDISKVILSCMIHGPLKNYYEVGSATPFTYDEIIDKLQAHLCLSKIKVHIPWFLGYYAARLMNIFSPSPAVTVSNTLGLCSKNIRSFDIQPILTDLNVKPLSFEKGLKIIFKN comes from the coding sequence ATGGGTACCATTCCTCAAACCAACATAGAAAAAAATATTTTTATAACTGGTGCTTCAGGCTTTATTGGATTGTCACTTCTACAACTTTTAAAAGAACAACAGTGCTATAATGTAAAAGCATTAGTAAGAAAATCTTCAAATATAAAATTATTACATAATAATATTGAATATACGTATGGTGATATTCGTAATTTTGATGAATTACAGAACTCTCTTAACGGCGTAGATATAGTTATTCATTTAGCAGCTTGTAAGGCAGATGAAAAAGAAAGTTATAACGTAAATGTTGAGGGTGCTAAAAACTTAATAAAAGCTTGTAAAATAAATGGTGTTCAAAAAATTATTAATGTTAGCACTCAATCTGCTCTTTTTAAAAAGAGAGGCATTTATGGTGAAACAAAGTTACAAGCTGATAAGTTATTCGAAGCATCTGGTTTAAATGTTGTTACTCTATATCCAAGTCTTGTTTATGGCTCAGATAAAACTGGAGTATTCTTAAAACTCATTAAACAAATATCAAGTCTACCTTTTATTCCTATTCTTGGGAATGGGAAGACTATTTTCCAACCCATATATGTTGAAGATATATCAAAAGTAATTTTATCTTGTATGATTCATGGGCCCTTAAAAAATTACTATGAGGTTGGTAGCGCCACACCTTTCACCTATGATGAAATTATTGATAAGCTACAAGCACATCTTTGCTTATCTAAGATAAAAGTTCATATCCCTTGGTTTTTAGGCTATTATGCCGCCCGTTTAATGAATATATTTTCACCTTCTCCTGCCGTTACCGTAAGTAACACACTTGGTTTATGTTCTAAAAATATTCGATCATTTGACATACAGCCTATT